A DNA window from Pleuronectes platessa chromosome 19, fPlePla1.1, whole genome shotgun sequence contains the following coding sequences:
- the LOC128424654 gene encoding hyaluronan and proteoglycan link protein 1, producing the protein MIPVLICVLISLSAADNDLDTLYPELEDSRTIYVTENGPQLSVMAEETKVVSRRGGNATLPCKIQRDQSLAPNRKMRIKWTKLTPDYLKEEDVFVVMDYHKRSYGSFHGRVHLQGSSPMDASLVITEITLQDYGRYKCEVIDGLEDGTVVVSLDLEGIIFPYYPRLGRYNLNFYDAVRACHDQDAIVASFDQLFDAWRGGMDWCNAGWLNDGTVQYPVTNPREPCGGKNTVPGIRNYGLRDKDKNHYDVFCFTSHYKGRFYYLIHPSKLTYDEAVRACQKDGAEIAKVGQMYAAWKLLGYDRCDAGWLADGSVRYPISSPRRRCSPTEAAVRFSGFPDKKHKLYGVYCFKGHN; encoded by the exons ATGATTCCTGTGCTGATCTGTGTTTTGATTTCTCTGAGTGCCGCAGACAACGACTTAGACACTCTATACCCTGAACTGGAAGACTCCAGAACCATCTATGTCACAG AAAATGGCCCTCAACTTTCGGTGATGGCAGAAGAGACAAAGGTGGTGTCAAGGCGAGGAGGGAATGCTACCTTACCTTGCAAGATCCAAAGAGACCAATCACTGGCACCCAATCGCAAGATGAGGATCAAATGGACCAAGCTGACCCCAGACTACCTGAAAGAG gaggatgtttttgttgtcaTGGATTATCACAAGAGAAGTTATGGCAGTTTCCATGGACGGGTCCACCTACAAGGCTCTTCTCCCATGGATGCCTCTCTGGTCATCACAGAAATCACCCTGCAGGATTACGGGAGATATAAATGTGAAGTAATTGATGGGCTGGAAGATGGAACAGTGGTGGTGTCTCTTGACCTTGAAG GGATTATCTTCCCATATTATCCCCGCCTGGGTCGCTACAACCTCAATTTCTACGATGCTGTGCGTGCATGTCATGACCAGGATGCCATTGTGGCCTCCTTCGATCAGCTGTTTGATGCatggagaggagggatggactGGTGCAATGCTGGATGGCTGAATGATGGCACGGTCCAATATCCAGTCACCAACCCCAGAGAACCATGCGGCGGCAAGAACACAGTACCAGGCATTCGCAACTATGGCCTGAGAGACAAGGACAAGAACCACTATGATGTCTTCTGCTTCACCTCCCATTACAAAG GCCGGTTCTACTACCTGATCCATCCCTCTAAACTGACCTATGACGAGGCAGTCAGAGCATGTCAAAAAGATGGTGCTGAGATTGCCAAAGTCGGCCAAATGTACGCCGCCTGGAAGCTGCTGGGTTATGACCGCTGTGACGCTGGCTGGCTGGCCGATGGCAGTGTCCGTTATCCCATCTCCAGCCCCCGCCGGCGCTGCAGTCCCACAGAAGCTGCCGTCAGGTTCAGCGGCTTCCCCGACAAAAAGCACAAGCTGTACGGAGTGTACTGCTTCAAGGGCCAcaactaa